From Gammaproteobacteria bacterium:
CGCTTCGATGCCGATTTCGAGGATGTTAGGTCGCCCGCTACCTGCGATTCATTTCGAGCAGTAATGCCATTCGAAAGCGAAGTCGTGCACGTGCGCTGGAGCGGCGAGGGTGTCTGGATACCGCTTGGTGACCTGGACTTCGCGGTCGGTTACGAAGATGCGACCGCCTACCCCGCTCCCGGACAGATCCTGCTGTATCCAAAAGGGAAAAGTGAAACCGAAATCCTGATCGCCTACGGCAGCGTTCAGTTCGCATCGAAGGCAGGCACGC
This genomic window contains:
- a CDS encoding DUF3830 family protein codes for the protein MKITIAGHRFDADFEDVRSPATCDSFRAVMPFESEVVHVRWSGEGVWIPLGDLDFAVGYEDATAYPAPGQILLYPKGKSETEILIAYGSVQFASKAGT